CTCCTCTTGATATTTACTCATATCTATCCTTCCATCTGAGTTAGTATCAAGAGTATAGACTTTATGTTTATAAACTTTTATTTTATCCGTAATATCTATAAAACTTATGTTTTTATTTTCTTTTTTCAATACTTCGGGTAAATCTTCTTCTATGATGTTATTCTTTAATTCTTGAATATCTTTTGTTGTGGCTCCTAAAATACTTATTATTCTTTCTAAAATGTATTCAGGTATTTTTTTTCTCCCCTTTTCCATATCATTTATGAATGAAACTCCAACTTTGAGCCTATCCCCAAGTTCTTTCATTGTAAGGTCATTTTTTTTTCTTAAATCTCTTAATATTTCTCCATTAGTTCTTGCCATTTTTCCTCCTAATTTTCTATATTATAATATATTTTCAAATTTTTTCAAAAAAAAACTTGACTTTTACACTATAAAGGCGTATTATGTTTTTGTAAATAAAAAAATTTATTTATTAATTACGCCATTAAGGTGTATAAAATTATTTTATTAAAAATAAATAGGAGATCCTTCAAAATGCTACCAAAAGAAACCATCATAATTACAACTCTAGAAAAAAGTATTAGAGAATATACAATAATGCGTGAGAAGGCATTAAAAGAAAAAGATTACGACAAAGTCCGTTTATTGAACTGTCTTGAACAAGATGCTTGTATCATACTGAATAAACTGAAATTACCTAATTAGAAAAAACAAGGAGTTAAAAATGAAAGATTACGAATTTTTATATGAATTTGAAAAACATAATCCTGAAATAAAAGAGCAACTTTTAACAGATATGAATAATATGCTTAAAGAAAAAATGCCT
This genomic stretch from Sebaldella sp. S0638 harbors:
- a CDS encoding helix-turn-helix transcriptional regulator; the encoded protein is MARTNGEILRDLRKKNDLTMKELGDRLKVGVSFINDMEKGRKKIPEYILERIISILGATTKDIQELKNNIIEEDLPEVLKKENKNISFIDITDKIKVYKHKVYTLDTNSDGRIDMSKYQEEVFMLEADVKKGSLIVKIVGKGLEPYFLEGDKLLFEAEELVDWRLLNKRLVAFRYKGNYMVRKLKFINKIPHLIALDSEVYDDIVIEENDKNIHYIGELTSQLERNLKDIIFE